The Streptomyces sp. NBC_00576 genome contains the following window.
CTGGCTGCCGGGTCCGTACGGGATCGGGGACGCGGCGGCCAGCGGCCAGTTGCCCTTCTCCAGCGGCTCGTCGATACCCTCCCACATCAGCTTCGTCGAGCCCTTGCGGCCGGAGTGGCCGAGCTGGATGCCGAGGGCGGTGCCGGGGGCCTGGGAGTGCACGAAGGCGGCGATGCGCTGCCAGGCCTCGGTCTGCCGGTCCGTGTAGAGGCCGGTGCAGCCCGGGGTGATGCGTCCCTCGGCGCTGACGCACACCATCTCCGACATCACGAGGCCGGCGCCGCCCAGCGCCCGCGCGCCCAGGTGGACGAGGTGGAAGTCGCCGGGTATGCCGTCCGTTGCCGAGTACATGTCCATGGGGGACACGACAACGCGGTTGCGGAGGGTCAGTCCGCGCAGCCGGAAGGGCGTGAACATCGGCGGGGTGTCGGGTGGGCAGCCGAACTCCCGCTCCACGGCTGCGGTGAAGTGCGGGTCGCGCAGCCGCAGGTTGTCGTGGGTGACGCGGCGGCTGCGGGTGAGGAGGTTGAACGCGAACTGGCGGGGCGGCTGGTCCAGGTAGAGGGGCAGGTTCTCGAACCACTCCAGGCTGGCGCGGGCCGCCCGCTGGGTGGACGCGACGACGGGCCGCCGCTCCTCCTCGTAAGCCGCCAACGCCTTGGCCAGGGTCGGCCGCTCCTCCAGACAGGCGGCGAGCGCGAGGGCGTCCTCGACGGCGAGCTTGGTGCCGGAGCCGATGGAGAAGTGGGCGGTGTGGGCGGCGTCCCCGAGGAGCACGACGTTGCCGTGCGACCAGCGGTCGTTGACGACCGTACGGAAGGTGGTCCACGCCGACTTGTTCGCGCGCAGCGGCCGTCCGCCGAGGGCGTCCGCGAAGATCTTGGCGCAGCGTTCGACGGACGCGGGGACATCCACTGTCGGTTCGTTTGTCGGTTCGTTGAAGCCTGCCGCACGCCATACCTCCTCGCGCATCTCGACGATGACGGTCGAGGCGTCGGCGGAGTACGGGTATCCGTGGAGCTGCATCACGCCGTGCTCCGTCTCCGCGATCTCGAAGCGGAAGGCGTCGAAGGCGAAGTCGGCGGCAAGCCAGAGGTAGCGGCAGCGGTGGGTGGTCAGCCGGGGCCGGAACTCCTGGGCGTAGGCCTCGCGGGTGGCGCTGTTCACGCCGTCCGCGGCGATGACCAGGTCGTACGTCTCCGCCAGCCACGCCGGGGACGGCGCCTGCGTACGGAAGCGCAGCTCGACGCCGAGCGAGCGGCAGCGGGCGTGCAGGATCTCCAGGAGCCGGCGCCGGCCGAGGGCGGCGAAGCCGTGTCCGCCGGAGGTATGGCGGATGTTGCGGTGGACGATGTCGATGTCGTCCCAGCGGGTGAAGTGCTGTTGCAGGGCCTCGTAGACGACTGGGTCGGCGTGTTCTATGCCGCCGAGGGTTTCGTCGGAGAGGACTACGCCGAAGCCGAAGGTGTCGTCAGGGGCGT
Protein-coding sequences here:
- a CDS encoding bifunctional salicylyl-CoA 5-hydroxylase/oxidoreductase, which gives rise to MEGTVTVSTQGARGGIDLRLRRGARQATTHPYPPTNPSHPHRIAIIGGGPGGLYAAALLKRRRPDREITLWERNAPDDTFGFGVVLSDETLGGIEHADPVVYEALQQHFTRWDDIDIVHRNIRHTSGGHGFAALGRRRLLEILHARCRSLGVELRFRTQAPSPAWLAETYDLVIAADGVNSATREAYAQEFRPRLTTHRCRYLWLAADFAFDAFRFEIAETEHGVMQLHGYPYSADASTVIVEMREEVWRAAGFNEPTNEPTVDVPASVERCAKIFADALGGRPLRANKSAWTTFRTVVNDRWSHGNVVLLGDAAHTAHFSIGSGTKLAVEDALALAACLEERPTLAKALAAYEEERRPVVASTQRAARASLEWFENLPLYLDQPPRQFAFNLLTRSRRVTHDNLRLRDPHFTAAVEREFGCPPDTPPMFTPFRLRGLTLRNRVVVSPMDMYSATDGIPGDFHLVHLGARALGGAGLVMSEMVCVSAEGRITPGCTGLYTDRQTEAWQRIAAFVHSQAPGTALGIQLGHSGRKGSTKLMWEGIDEPLEKGNWPLAAASPIPYGPGSQTPHELTHTQLTLIRDQFTAAARRAAAADFDLLELHCAHGYLLSGFLSPLTNHRTDGYGGPLTARLRFPLEVFDAVREVWPDDRPMTVRISATDWADGGTTAEDAVAIARAFVAHGADAMDVSTGQVVSDERPEYGRSYQTPFADRIRHETGAPVIAVGAISSWDDVNSLILAGRTDLCALARPHLYDPNWTLHAAAEQGYEGPGVVWPMPYRAGGRRPRTGRTDAPKPRLTLGS